The following coding sequences are from one Formosa haliotis window:
- a CDS encoding SemiSWEET transporter has translation MDLDQTIGILASIFTTVAVLPQIIKAVQTGKVNDVSPWMYIILCLGVALWVVYGILKHDWPIIICNAISLIFNGIMLYILIRSNHKEKMIPSKQ, from the coding sequence ATGGATTTAGATCAAACCATTGGCATTTTAGCCAGTATTTTTACCACTGTTGCCGTATTGCCTCAAATTATAAAAGCGGTGCAAACAGGAAAGGTAAACGATGTAAGTCCGTGGATGTATATTATTTTATGTCTTGGCGTTGCTCTTTGGGTTGTTTATGGAATTTTAAAACACGATTGGCCAATTATTATTTGTAATGCCATTTCCTTAATCTTTAATGGTATTATGCTTTACATTTTAATACGCTCAAATCACAAAGAAAAAATGATACCTTCAAAACAATAG
- a CDS encoding catalase produces MSNHKNQKSKKIEALQSAYKESEGKTMTTNQGLKVNDTNNSLKAGERGSTLLEDFLLREKITSFDHERIPERIVHARGSGAHGIFELYENLEDYTKADIFTDTSKKTPVFVRFSTVAGSKGSTDLARDVRGFAVKFYTDEGTWDLVGNNMPIFFIQDAMKFPDLIHSVKPEPNNEIPQAASAHDTFYDFISRSTETLHNQIWVMSDRAIPRSLRMMEGFGIHTFRLINKEGKSHFVKFHWKPKLGVHSVTWDEAVKISGADSDFHRRDLWEAIEAGHYPEWELGLQIVPEEDEHKFDFDLLDPTKLIPEEMVPVKIVGKMTLNRNPENFFAETEQVAFLPGHIVPGIDFTNDPLLQGRLFSYRDTQLSRLGGPNFHQIPINRPVGETHNNQRDGHMQTEIPKGQTAYFPNSLGGGCPHLAKMAEGGFTSYEERIDAKKIRTRSESFSDHFSQPALFYRSLSDWEQKHVMEAYTFELGKCKHQHIQERMLWVVSQVDEKLAADVAKGLGLEVPKSIEQPINQAIGADAQVEKFQPGKKKIYLEQAPTLSQANTAFNSIATRQIAVLAADGFSMKDFDNMTSALKAKGAIIKIVAPHGGSITCTDGMEHKVDAAISTTESVLFDAIYIPGGKKSIKALLASKKYIKFINEAFKHCKAIAADHEGLDLINETFVSKYTDDEAVLLNAKPTAFIEAISKHRNWKRLEVADAVPV; encoded by the coding sequence ATGTCAAATCATAAAAACCAAAAATCTAAAAAAATTGAAGCTTTACAGTCAGCATATAAGGAATCGGAAGGCAAAACCATGACCACCAATCAGGGCTTGAAAGTGAACGATACTAATAATTCTTTAAAAGCAGGAGAGCGCGGATCGACCTTATTAGAGGACTTTCTGCTTCGTGAAAAAATTACCAGTTTCGACCACGAACGCATTCCAGAGCGTATTGTTCATGCTCGGGGTAGCGGAGCTCACGGTATTTTCGAGCTCTATGAAAATCTAGAAGACTATACTAAAGCAGATATTTTTACAGATACCTCTAAAAAAACACCGGTGTTTGTGCGTTTTTCTACCGTTGCAGGGTCTAAAGGCTCTACAGATTTGGCTCGAGATGTAAGAGGATTTGCTGTAAAATTTTACACCGATGAGGGCACCTGGGATTTGGTAGGGAATAACATGCCTATCTTTTTTATTCAAGATGCTATGAAATTTCCAGATTTAATCCATTCGGTAAAACCAGAACCTAATAATGAAATCCCACAAGCGGCTTCGGCACACGATACCTTTTACGATTTTATTTCCCGTTCTACAGAAACACTTCACAATCAAATTTGGGTAATGAGCGATCGCGCCATTCCGCGAAGTTTACGTATGATGGAAGGTTTTGGTATTCATACTTTCAGACTAATTAATAAGGAAGGAAAATCTCATTTTGTAAAATTTCATTGGAAACCAAAATTAGGTGTGCATTCGGTAACTTGGGATGAGGCTGTAAAAATTAGTGGTGCCGATTCCGATTTTCACCGTCGCGATTTATGGGAAGCTATCGAGGCTGGACACTATCCAGAATGGGAATTAGGACTTCAAATTGTACCTGAAGAAGACGAGCATAAATTCGATTTCGATTTGTTAGACCCTACCAAACTAATTCCTGAGGAAATGGTACCCGTAAAGATTGTAGGTAAAATGACTTTAAATCGCAACCCAGAAAACTTTTTTGCTGAAACCGAACAAGTGGCCTTTTTACCCGGGCATATCGTACCTGGTATCGATTTTACAAACGATCCGCTTTTACAAGGCCGTTTATTCTCGTACCGAGACACCCAATTATCGCGTTTAGGTGGACCAAATTTTCATCAAATTCCTATAAACCGACCTGTTGGCGAGACGCACAATAACCAACGCGACGGCCATATGCAAACCGAAATCCCTAAAGGACAAACTGCCTATTTCCCAAATAGTTTAGGTGGTGGTTGTCCGCACCTAGCAAAAATGGCCGAAGGCGGATTTACCTCTTACGAAGAGCGTATCGATGCAAAAAAAATACGCACACGAAGCGAAAGTTTTAGCGATCACTTTTCGCAACCTGCGTTGTTTTATCGCAGTTTATCAGATTGGGAACAGAAGCATGTTATGGAAGCCTACACTTTTGAATTAGGAAAATGTAAACATCAGCACATCCAAGAGCGTATGCTTTGGGTCGTATCTCAGGTCGATGAAAAACTAGCGGCAGATGTAGCCAAAGGTTTAGGACTAGAAGTTCCTAAATCCATAGAGCAACCAATAAACCAAGCCATAGGAGCCGATGCCCAAGTTGAAAAATTTCAGCCAGGAAAAAAGAAAATTTACTTAGAACAAGCACCAACGTTGAGTCAGGCAAACACGGCGTTCAATAGTATTGCCACACGACAAATAGCCGTATTAGCAGCTGATGGTTTTTCAATGAAAGATTTTGACAATATGACTTCAGCTTTAAAAGCAAAAGGTGCGATTATAAAAATTGTAGCTCCTCATGGCGGAAGCATAACCTGTACCGACGGCATGGAACATAAAGTAGATGCTGCAATTAGTACCACAGAAAGTGTGCTTTTTGATGCAATTTATATACCTGGAGGCAAGAAATCTATTAAAGCGCTTTTAGCTTCTAAAAAATATATCAAATTTATTAATGAAGCTTTTAAACATTGTAAGGCTATTGCTGCAGATCATGAAGGCCTCGATCTTATTAATGAAACCTTTGTTTCTAAGTATACCGATGATGAAGCCGTATTATTAAATGCCAAGCCGACAGCCTTTATTGAAGCGATTTCGAAACACCGTAATTGGAAACGCTTAGAGGTTGCGGACGCTGTTCCTGTATAA
- a CDS encoding MgtC/SapB family protein translates to MNILGLSYDILELSSNTTLDFIIALVAAMVAGFCIGLERQMKNKNAGLKTYALVAVGAAIFTQISFVFIDIDYVDLSRIISQIVVGVGFLGAGVILQGKGKIKGLATAAAIWCSASLGCLAALKMYVELISATVLIVFINIIFGYLNSKIDKSNIEGN, encoded by the coding sequence ATGAATATATTAGGCTTATCTTACGATATCTTAGAGCTAAGTTCTAACACAACTCTAGATTTTATTATTGCTTTAGTAGCGGCTATGGTTGCCGGTTTTTGTATTGGTTTAGAGCGGCAAATGAAAAATAAAAACGCAGGATTAAAAACCTATGCCTTAGTGGCTGTTGGAGCAGCTATTTTTACTCAAATATCATTTGTTTTTATAGATATTGATTACGTCGACCTTAGCCGGATTATTAGTCAGATTGTGGTAGGAGTAGGATTCTTAGGGGCTGGTGTAATTTTGCAAGGTAAAGGGAAAATTAAAGGTTTAGCCACGGCAGCTGCCATTTGGTGTAGTGCCAGTTTAGGATGTTTAGCCGCTTTAAAAATGTATGTTGAGTTAATTAGTGCAACCGTTTTAATTGTATTTATTAATATCATTTTTGGCTATCTTAATAGTAAGATCGATAAATCGAATATAGAAGGGAATTAA
- a CDS encoding NAD(P)/FAD-dependent oxidoreductase — translation MKLTSNEPFWLIKNGLLESYPSIKKNIETDILIVGAGITGSLMAHKCMSENYRTTIIDRREVANGSTSATTSMLQYEIDVPLYKLSEMIGKSGAEANYWACFNAIDDLQTIVNDIQSDCGFQKKESLYFAASKSDVADLKKEYAARRECGLPVTWLSSKFIEEKYKLKNTFGGILSKQGGSLDAFKFTHDLLKYNSDKGLNIFDKTEITSVNHTATGIEIKTNYGFTITAKKIMYCNGYESTELIKDKFVNLLSTYAIIGERNETDQSHLNDTLFWNTAEPYLYLRTIDDNRILIGGEDEDFINPKKRDALLHDKSKILKKKLNALLPQYHFRTDFAWAGTFGETKDGLPYIGSHPDFKDSYFLLGFGGNGITFSVIGTEVLSNFLQGKTHPLASYFKFRR, via the coding sequence ATGAAACTCACTTCGAACGAGCCTTTTTGGCTCATTAAAAATGGACTATTAGAATCTTATCCATCCATCAAAAAAAATATAGAAACCGATATTTTAATTGTTGGAGCGGGTATTACCGGGAGTTTAATGGCTCATAAATGTATGTCCGAAAACTATCGAACCACAATTATAGACAGACGCGAAGTTGCCAATGGAAGCACCTCGGCAACAACCTCTATGTTGCAGTACGAAATAGATGTGCCGCTTTATAAATTATCGGAAATGATAGGTAAATCTGGTGCCGAGGCTAATTATTGGGCATGTTTTAATGCTATAGATGATTTACAAACTATCGTGAATGACATCCAATCAGACTGTGGATTTCAAAAAAAAGAATCGCTTTACTTTGCCGCGTCAAAATCAGATGTGGCCGATTTAAAAAAAGAGTATGCAGCGCGTCGAGAATGCGGACTACCGGTAACTTGGCTCAGCTCAAAATTTATTGAAGAAAAATATAAACTAAAAAATACTTTTGGAGGTATTTTATCAAAACAAGGAGGAAGTTTAGACGCTTTTAAATTTACACATGACCTTTTAAAATATAACAGTGATAAAGGCCTAAATATTTTTGATAAAACCGAAATTACATCTGTTAATCATACCGCTACAGGTATAGAAATAAAAACGAATTACGGATTTACCATTACTGCAAAAAAAATAATGTATTGCAATGGTTATGAAAGTACCGAACTTATAAAAGACAAGTTTGTAAATTTACTATCTACCTACGCGATTATTGGTGAGCGAAATGAAACCGACCAATCGCACTTAAACGACACTTTGTTTTGGAACACCGCAGAGCCATACCTTTATTTAAGAACGATAGACGACAATAGGATTTTAATTGGTGGTGAAGATGAAGATTTTATAAACCCAAAAAAGCGGGATGCCTTATTACACGATAAAAGCAAAATCTTGAAAAAGAAATTGAATGCTTTATTACCACAATATCATTTTAGAACCGATTTTGCTTGGGCCGGCACATTTGGAGAAACTAAAGATGGGCTACCCTATATTGGGTCTCATCCCGATTTTAAAGACAGTTATTTCTTGTTAGGTTTTGGCGGAAATGGCATTACTTTTTCTGTAATTGGAACCGAGGTATTAAGTAATTTTTTACAAGGAAAAACTCATCCTTTAGCATCGTATTTTAAATTTAGACGTTAA
- a CDS encoding outer membrane beta-barrel protein: MYNQFNDDLRLSALVGTNNINEPGFSYGEIDKMFGGRASYDNSSQIFNFGIDGIITSRNYGFNYADDWGKVAEATASYFGSNTDNENETISDRENILPNGRYFTSAYSKAVQNADQHGIDSNIKFKIDSTLLITLRPQVRKIKRTNAYLENQNSYSEFGEPINNSTSNSYTETDESEFQNNTNITKLLGKKGSFLKMDVFYRTIQTDDENKLENEINILGDALKTTEINQLRETENSNKTFIAAATYRLPLIDKSLFLDLGYAYRDHTILNTRMSFDYNEDTQNYEPTTNTAFNSDYEYANITSTPTAALEYKSKKWRTSLKTDFIFRTLENKDALRPEYDLKRQFNAAAIQYRLNYNGPKTQIGLRYDLRNDAPALNQLQTFVDVTDPLDIVVGNPDLSPTDNHNFNIFFNNNNFQKGIGFNLYTYTSIINDAVVSKTTVNENLEKVTTYENVDGNYRFYIDAGFNKRVKIDSLKTLQMNVGVSNSINRYINFTNDVQYASLRKSISPNVGLRFQWKDVMDLRTHYNLDFTHNTFDTDLFNKQEYTVHRLYINSRNNITKKLEWSNTINYNYNPNISDGFEKSAWFWNSILSYAVLKDQGAITLKAYDLLNQNNNSRREINENYIEDRQSTVLQQYFMLGFSWKFNTLGKAGEVQGGRNIIIRR, from the coding sequence ATGTATAATCAATTTAATGACGATTTACGATTGAGTGCTTTAGTAGGCACCAACAATATTAACGAACCTGGTTTTAGTTATGGCGAAATAGACAAAATGTTTGGTGGTAGAGCCTCGTACGATAATAGTAGTCAAATTTTTAATTTTGGCATAGACGGTATAATTACGTCTAGAAATTATGGCTTTAATTATGCCGATGACTGGGGTAAAGTTGCAGAAGCTACTGCTAGTTATTTTGGTTCTAATACAGATAATGAAAATGAAACCATCTCCGATCGTGAAAACATTCTTCCAAATGGTCGTTATTTTACAAGTGCATATTCCAAAGCAGTACAAAATGCCGATCAGCATGGTATCGATTCTAATATTAAATTTAAAATAGATTCTACGTTACTAATTACCTTAAGGCCTCAAGTAAGAAAAATTAAACGCACCAACGCCTATCTAGAAAATCAGAACTCTTATAGCGAATTTGGTGAGCCTATTAATAATTCTACCAGTAATTCGTATACGGAAACCGATGAGTCCGAATTTCAGAATAACACAAACATCACTAAACTATTAGGTAAAAAAGGGTCGTTTTTAAAGATGGATGTATTTTACAGAACCATTCAAACAGACGATGAAAATAAATTAGAGAATGAAATAAATATACTTGGTGATGCTCTAAAAACTACAGAAATCAATCAGTTACGAGAAACCGAAAATTCCAATAAAACATTCATAGCTGCGGCAACTTACCGTTTACCGTTAATAGACAAGAGCTTGTTTTTAGACCTTGGTTATGCCTATAGAGATCACACCATTTTAAATACCAGAATGTCCTTCGATTATAACGAGGACACACAAAACTACGAACCCACTACAAATACGGCATTTAATTCTGACTACGAATATGCTAATATTACCAGTACACCAACAGCCGCTTTAGAATACAAATCTAAAAAATGGAGAACCTCTTTAAAAACAGATTTTATTTTTAGAACCCTTGAAAATAAAGATGCTTTACGACCTGAATATGATTTAAAACGCCAATTTAATGCTGCAGCTATTCAATATCGTTTAAACTATAACGGACCAAAAACTCAAATAGGTTTACGATACGATTTAAGAAACGATGCCCCCGCATTAAACCAATTACAAACCTTTGTAGACGTAACAGATCCTTTAGATATTGTTGTTGGTAACCCAGACTTAAGTCCTACAGATAATCATAATTTCAACATATTCTTTAATAACAATAATTTTCAAAAAGGTATAGGCTTTAACCTTTACACCTACACCAGTATAATTAATGATGCGGTGGTATCTAAAACAACGGTTAACGAGAATTTAGAAAAGGTAACCACTTACGAAAATGTAGATGGAAACTACAGATTCTACATCGATGCAGGATTTAATAAGAGAGTGAAAATAGATAGTTTAAAAACCCTGCAAATGAATGTGGGTGTTTCCAATTCAATAAACCGTTACATAAATTTCACTAACGATGTGCAATATGCTTCACTAAGAAAATCTATAAGCCCAAATGTTGGTTTAAGATTTCAATGGAAAGATGTTATGGATTTAAGAACGCATTATAATTTAGACTTTACGCACAATACCTTTGACACCGACCTGTTTAATAAACAAGAATATACTGTACATAGACTGTATATAAATTCTAGAAATAATATCACTAAAAAACTAGAATGGAGCAATACTATAAACTACAATTACAACCCCAATATATCTGATGGTTTCGAAAAAAGTGCGTGGTTCTGGAATTCCATATTATCTTATGCTGTTCTAAAAGATCAAGGGGCTATCACTTTAAAAGCCTACGACTTATTAAACCAAAACAACAATTCTAGACGTGAAATTAACGAAAACTATATAGAAGATAGACAAAGTACCGTGTTACAACAATATTTTATGTTAGGCTTTAGTTGGAAGTTTAACACCCTAGGAAAAGCTGGAGAAGTGCAAGGAGGGAGAAACATCATTATTAGACGCTGA
- a CDS encoding carboxypeptidase-like regulatory domain-containing protein: MKNILVLLALCCVSITYAQQRSFEITGQLTSEEDSMPLEAATVYLQRETDSTLITYTISNQKGVFTLENKTSDKQADLYVSFMGYKTYRTKVSLDTSKINLGTIKLSENAAKLDEVLIKSQAPVTIKKDTLEFNVKSFKTKKDANIEDLLKELPGVEVGPDGKIKINGKPVNQVLVNGKAFLVTILLLPPEI; the protein is encoded by the coding sequence ATGAAAAACATACTCGTATTACTAGCCTTATGTTGTGTTAGTATAACTTATGCCCAGCAGCGATCTTTCGAAATTACAGGACAATTAACTTCCGAAGAAGACAGCATGCCTTTAGAAGCTGCTACGGTATATCTACAACGCGAAACAGACAGTACTTTAATTACCTATACCATTTCTAACCAAAAGGGAGTCTTTACTTTAGAAAACAAAACAAGCGATAAACAAGCCGACTTGTATGTGTCGTTTATGGGATATAAAACATATAGAACTAAAGTAAGTTTAGACACTTCTAAGATAAATTTAGGAACCATTAAACTTTCGGAAAATGCAGCAAAATTAGACGAAGTTTTAATAAAATCTCAAGCCCCAGTAACCATAAAAAAAGATACTTTAGAGTTTAATGTAAAGTCCTTTAAAACTAAGAAAGATGCCAATATAGAAGACCTACTAAAAGAATTACCAGGAGTAGAAGTCGGTCCCGATGGCAAAATAAAGATTAATGGAAAACCTGTAAATCAGGTATTGGTAAACGGCAAAGCTTTTTTGGTAACGATCCTACTATTGCCACCCGAAATTTAA
- a CDS encoding LytR/AlgR family response regulator transcription factor, with protein MKLKSILIDDEVHNQENLKRLLELHCPEVLVLATASSADEGMALIAEHQPDLVFLDIEMPKKNGFSMLEALPVVNFEVIFVTAYNKYVLKAIRSCALDYLMKPVVISELQQAVQNVLTVVEQKKENHKLKALVDNLKNNQGPKKIALPTADELFFVNVDDIIRCKGENNYTMFYMSDKRSILVSRTLKEWDELLSAYGFIRTHQSHLINKNHVKSYVKRDGGYILMEDGSTVSVSKHKKEQTLRELSS; from the coding sequence ATGAAACTAAAAAGTATACTTATAGATGACGAGGTGCATAACCAAGAAAACCTAAAACGATTATTAGAATTACATTGCCCCGAGGTATTGGTTTTGGCTACAGCTTCATCGGCCGACGAAGGTATGGCGCTTATTGCCGAACATCAGCCGGACTTGGTGTTTCTTGATATAGAAATGCCTAAAAAAAATGGTTTTAGCATGTTAGAAGCACTACCTGTGGTAAACTTCGAGGTTATTTTTGTGACTGCTTATAACAAATATGTTTTAAAAGCCATTCGTTCCTGTGCTTTAGACTATTTAATGAAACCGGTGGTAATTTCCGAATTACAACAAGCGGTTCAAAACGTATTAACCGTTGTCGAACAGAAAAAAGAAAATCACAAATTAAAAGCCTTAGTCGATAATTTAAAGAACAATCAAGGTCCTAAAAAGATAGCGTTACCCACTGCAGACGAATTGTTTTTTGTAAATGTAGACGACATTATTAGATGTAAAGGAGAAAATAATTATACCATGTTTTATATGAGCGATAAACGCTCAATTTTAGTATCCCGCACCTTAAAGGAATGGGACGAATTGTTGTCGGCATACGGGTTTATTAGAACGCACCAATCGCATTTAATCAATAAAAATCATGTAAAATCGTACGTTAAAAGAGACGGCGGATATATTTTAATGGAAGATGGCAGTACGGTTAGTGTGTCTAAACATAAAAAAGAGCAAACCCTTCGCGAATTGTCTTCTTAA
- a CDS encoding sensor histidine kinase, which produces MRKRIIVLVVLALAPLMLLAQRHQILPSELPEYSYGTWFNNQYQISLIITPNYIVIRNELYYYENIQKYNNELQFSCRVKDITKNFIISRLSPNNLFLDEGDKITSFKKSKFKNEKQIPEELVDVWYAKTNKILVKADEVQFADKSYLLDYVSTTNIKNYTMVVYNAGAYYLLHNSIGENGHYMNANFLEPFVFKKATFLQKNKNNIIVLAVLLLALLSFLLLKWQIAITKKKEHSKRLFTEMQLKSFRSQMNPHFLFNALSAIQNLINQGDNERANHYLTEFSQLMRLTLDKTESGLVSLTDEIESIRKYLEIEKLRLDFEYQIIIDDAINQDELEIPAMLVQPFVENAIIHGLKEIDANRTLSVEFHSDSENLICLVTDNGIGVNTAKAQKQPDLNRNKYGLKLAEDRIRLINETYNTNAKISILDRSEKDKAETGTEVKIIMPLRY; this is translated from the coding sequence GTGAGGAAACGAATTATAGTTTTAGTTGTATTGGCCCTAGCACCCTTGATGCTATTAGCCCAAAGACACCAAATATTACCTTCAGAATTACCTGAATACAGCTATGGTACTTGGTTTAACAATCAGTATCAAATTAGCTTAATTATAACTCCAAACTATATTGTTATACGAAACGAGTTATATTATTACGAGAATATTCAAAAGTATAATAACGAACTTCAGTTTAGCTGCAGAGTTAAGGATATTACAAAAAACTTCATTATTTCTAGACTTAGCCCTAACAATTTGTTTTTAGATGAAGGCGATAAAATCACCAGTTTTAAAAAGTCTAAATTCAAAAATGAAAAGCAGATCCCAGAGGAATTAGTCGATGTGTGGTATGCAAAAACAAATAAAATTTTGGTAAAGGCAGACGAGGTTCAGTTTGCAGACAAAAGCTACCTATTAGATTATGTAAGCACGACCAATATAAAAAATTATACGATGGTGGTTTATAATGCCGGAGCCTATTATTTGTTGCATAATAGTATTGGTGAAAATGGTCATTATATGAACGCCAATTTCTTAGAACCCTTTGTGTTTAAAAAAGCCACATTTTTACAGAAAAACAAAAATAATATTATTGTATTGGCGGTTTTACTGTTAGCCTTGTTAAGCTTTCTTTTATTAAAATGGCAAATTGCAATTACTAAAAAGAAAGAACATTCTAAACGGTTATTTACCGAAATGCAGTTAAAGAGTTTTAGATCGCAAATGAATCCGCACTTTTTGTTTAATGCCCTTAGCGCTATTCAGAATTTAATTAATCAAGGTGATAATGAAAGAGCCAACCATTATTTAACCGAGTTTTCGCAACTCATGAGATTAACTTTAGACAAAACAGAAAGCGGACTAGTATCTTTAACAGATGAAATAGAATCGATAAGAAAATACCTGGAGATTGAAAAATTACGCCTCGATTTCGAATATCAAATTATTATTGATGATGCCATAAACCAAGACGAGTTAGAAATTCCTGCCATGTTGGTGCAACCATTTGTAGAAAACGCTATTATTCATGGCTTAAAAGAAATAGATGCTAACAGAACACTTTCGGTAGAATTTCATTCAGACAGCGAAAATCTTATTTGTTTGGTAACCGATAACGGCATTGGGGTAAACACTGCAAAAGCGCAAAAACAACCCGATTTAAATCGTAATAAATACGGATTAAAACTTGCAGAAGATCGTATCCGGTTAATAAATGAAACATATAATACCAATGCAAAAATTAGTATTCTAGACCGGTCTGAAAAAGACAAGGCAGAAACAGGAACAGAAGTAAAAATTATAATGCCATTACGGTACTAA
- a CDS encoding lmo0937 family membrane protein codes for MRSLLWLVAVICIIVWILGFFGIVAGLGTGSLIHILLVIAIVAILYNIISGRNPL; via the coding sequence ATGAGAAGTCTTCTTTGGTTAGTAGCCGTAATTTGTATTATCGTTTGGATTTTAGGATTTTTTGGAATAGTTGCTGGCTTAGGTACAGGAAGTTTAATACATATTCTGTTAGTAATTGCCATTGTCGCCATTTTGTACAATATTATTTCAGGAAGAAATCCTTTATAA
- a CDS encoding flavodoxin domain-containing protein, with product MNTHIGIIYSTTDGQTLKICRQIAQHAKDFGYTADVIELSTFKEPISKYSKLILGASIRYGKHNKDVTEFIKKNKNELNQIYTAFFSVNLVARKSDKDRFNSNPYVIKYFKEIDWNPNLIDVFAGKLDYKSYSFLIV from the coding sequence ATGAATACACATATAGGCATCATATATTCAACCACCGATGGACAGACCCTTAAAATATGTCGACAAATTGCTCAACATGCTAAGGATTTTGGATATACTGCCGATGTTATTGAACTCTCTACGTTTAAAGAGCCTATCTCTAAATATTCTAAACTCATACTTGGAGCGAGCATTAGATACGGGAAACACAATAAAGATGTCACCGAGTTTATTAAAAAAAACAAAAACGAATTAAACCAAATCTACACGGCCTTTTTCTCTGTGAATTTAGTGGCTAGAAAAAGTGATAAAGACAGGTTTAACAGCAATCCTTATGTTATAAAATATTTTAAAGAGATAGATTGGAATCCAAATTTAATTGATGTTTTTGCAGGTAAACTAGACTACAAATCGTATTCTTTTTTGATAGTTTGA